One Gemmatimonadaceae bacterium genomic window carries:
- the pheS gene encoding phenylalanine--tRNA ligase subunit alpha: MQLSEYLELARALDAEASALLLGLDPATRLDVAKGQLNALKDDRLNALQNALRDLPAEDRRAAGTQFNSLKSRLQQHLDDFVARQTEGGGADAFDPTMPARHGWKGTLHPVTLVIDEICEIFRELGFTIALGPEAETEWYNFGALNFPPDHPAMELHDTLYLGDDTLLRTHTSPVQVRTLQGMAPPVRVLAPGQVYRRDFFDATHAPAFMQLEGLAVDEGVSFVDLKATLTELARRFYGASRRVRFGPSYFLFVEPGAQMDVEVDLQDGKGLRWVEILGCGMVHPNVLEAAGLDSERFTGWAFGMGPARIAMSRYGINDIRLLYDSDVRFLEQFAR; encoded by the coding sequence GTGCAACTCTCAGAGTATCTCGAACTGGCGCGTGCGCTTGATGCGGAGGCGAGCGCGCTGCTCCTCGGCCTCGATCCCGCGACGCGGCTTGACGTGGCGAAAGGCCAGCTCAACGCGCTCAAGGATGACCGACTGAACGCGCTGCAAAACGCCTTGCGCGACCTGCCCGCCGAGGATCGGCGCGCGGCGGGGACGCAGTTCAACAGTCTCAAGAGTCGCCTGCAGCAGCATCTCGATGACTTTGTCGCGAGGCAGACGGAGGGGGGAGGGGCCGACGCGTTCGATCCCACGATGCCGGCCCGTCATGGGTGGAAGGGCACACTTCATCCCGTGACGCTCGTCATCGACGAGATCTGCGAGATCTTTCGCGAGTTGGGATTCACCATCGCGCTCGGGCCGGAAGCCGAAACGGAGTGGTACAACTTCGGCGCGCTCAACTTTCCGCCGGATCATCCGGCGATGGAGTTGCACGACACCCTGTATCTGGGCGACGACACGCTGCTGCGCACGCACACGTCACCGGTGCAGGTGCGCACGCTGCAGGGCATGGCGCCGCCGGTGCGGGTACTGGCACCGGGACAGGTGTACCGTCGCGACTTCTTCGATGCCACACACGCGCCGGCGTTCATGCAGCTGGAAGGCCTGGCGGTGGACGAAGGGGTGTCGTTTGTCGATCTCAAGGCGACACTCACGGAGTTAGCACGTCGGTTCTACGGGGCGTCGCGTCGCGTGCGATTCGGCCCCTCGTACTTCCTGTTCGTCGAACCGGGCGCGCAGATGGATGTCGAGGTCGACCTGCAGGACGGCAAGGGATTGCGGTGGGTCGAAATCCTCGGGTGCGGCATGGTGCATCCCAACGTACTGGAGGCGGCGGGACTGGACAGCGAGCGGTTCACCGGCTGGGCCTTCGGAATGGGGCCGGCGCGCATCGCCATGTCCCG
- the rplT gene encoding 50S ribosomal protein L20 gives MPRVKSNVVRLKRKKQIMKHAKGAFGGRSKLWKAAKETVERGWRYAYRDRKNKKRDFRRLWIVRINAAARLHDMSYSTFINGLHASGIEIDGKVLADLAVREPEAFAAIAEQVRKALDAAKSAA, from the coding sequence ATGCCACGCGTAAAATCCAACGTCGTCCGCCTCAAGCGGAAAAAGCAGATCATGAAGCACGCCAAGGGTGCCTTTGGCGGCCGGTCCAAACTGTGGAAGGCCGCAAAGGAAACCGTTGAGCGTGGCTGGCGCTATGCGTATCGCGATCGCAAGAACAAGAAGCGCGACTTCCGTCGCCTCTGGATCGTGCGTATCAATGCGGCGGCCCGGCTGCATGACATGTCGTACAGCACGTTCATCAACGGCCTGCATGCCTCCGGCATCGAGATCGACGGCAAGGTGCTCGCCGATCTGGCAGTGCGTGAGCCGGAAGCGTTTGCGGCGATCGCCGAACAAGTGCGCAAGGCCCTCGACGCCGCCAAGAGCGCCGCGTAG
- the rpmI gene encoding 50S ribosomal protein L35 has translation MPKMKTHSGAKKRFSVTGSGKIRRLKAYKSHILTKKDPKRKRNLRRPTIVTTNGEIKRIKRLILA, from the coding sequence ATGCCGAAGATGAAGACCCACAGCGGCGCCAAGAAGCGCTTCTCCGTGACGGGATCGGGGAAGATCCGGCGCCTGAAGGCGTACAAGAGCCACATCCTGACCAAGAAAGATCCAAAGCGGAAGCGTAACCTGCGCCGGCCGACCATCGTGACCACGAATGGCGAAATCAAGCGCATCAAGCGTCTTATACTCGCCTAA
- a CDS encoding MBL fold metallo-hydrolase, with product MTFPEPLLDSRTLGRWRIHAIQAGGQQLDGGAMFGVVPKTLWERRITADAKNRIPMGMRCLLIEHDDGLVLIDSGAGNKESDKFHEIYAIENAGLPGRTALEAGMARAGFAPADVTLVINTHLHFDHAGGNTWRNAAGEILPAFPNARYVVQRGEYEYALRANERTSASYFPHNWDSIFAAGRFDLLDGEQELRPGIRVRLTPGHTPHHQSVILKSGGETLCFLGDVVPTAHHLPLPWIMGYDVEPLVTLESKRALLAEALRDDWQLVFEHDAHTGFGRVAADAKGYRLAG from the coding sequence GTGACGTTTCCGGAGCCACTGCTCGACAGCCGGACGCTGGGTCGATGGCGTATTCACGCCATTCAAGCGGGAGGCCAGCAACTGGACGGCGGGGCGATGTTCGGCGTGGTTCCCAAGACATTATGGGAACGCCGCATTACCGCCGACGCGAAGAATCGGATTCCCATGGGCATGCGCTGTCTGCTGATCGAGCATGACGACGGCCTGGTGCTCATCGACTCGGGGGCGGGAAACAAGGAGTCCGACAAGTTCCACGAGATCTACGCGATCGAGAACGCCGGGCTTCCCGGACGCACCGCGCTGGAAGCAGGCATGGCACGCGCAGGATTCGCCCCGGCCGATGTGACGCTGGTGATCAACACGCATCTGCACTTCGATCACGCCGGTGGAAACACCTGGCGGAACGCGGCCGGCGAGATCCTGCCCGCGTTTCCCAATGCCCGGTACGTGGTGCAACGTGGCGAATACGAATACGCCTTGCGGGCGAACGAACGAACGTCGGCTAGTTACTTCCCGCACAACTGGGATTCGATCTTCGCGGCCGGTCGCTTTGATCTCCTCGACGGGGAGCAGGAGCTCCGTCCGGGAATCCGCGTGCGATTGACCCCCGGCCATACCCCGCACCATCAGAGCGTCATCCTGAAGTCGGGAGGCGAAACGCTGTGCTTCCTGGGCGACGTGGTGCCAACCGCGCATCATCTGCCCCTGCCGTGGATCATGGGGTACGACGTGGAGCCGCTGGTGACCCTTGAGTCCAAGCGAGCGCTGCTGGCCGAGGCGCTGCGGGACGACTGGCAGCTGGTGTTTGAACATGACGCCCACACCGGCTTTGGTCGGGTGGCGGCGGACGCCAAGGGCTACCGGTTGGCAGGGTAG
- a CDS encoding 3'-5' exonuclease: MAVTPLSNRSPFGTVVGRRPTTLSARAAERLAAGPLDALTLMRDVCQVDRLQPDAAERMALALLTSHEEFVQLPSGHWALRDQPEPLSTSSSGPSATVLSDAPNGLSDVSFAVVDVETTGTRSSGGDRVTEIAIARVHGGQIVEVYSQLVNPERLIPAHITALTQITWDMVKDQPPFRQVAEQVTSRLAGHVFTAHNASFDWRFVSDELARGGMRLAGPRLCTVRLARLLLPQLARRSLDHVTRYFGIDVGARHRAGGDAEATARVLLRLIRIAEEEGLSSWPLLEARLASPMRRRGRTASDRRRRAFPLPAIEDHIA, from the coding sequence ATGGCGGTGACACCTCTTTCCAATCGCAGTCCGTTCGGCACCGTCGTGGGACGGCGCCCCACGACGCTGTCGGCCCGAGCTGCCGAGCGACTGGCGGCCGGTCCGCTTGACGCACTCACGCTCATGCGGGACGTCTGTCAAGTGGACCGCCTGCAGCCGGATGCGGCCGAACGCATGGCGTTGGCCTTGCTGACCAGTCATGAGGAGTTCGTGCAGTTGCCCTCTGGCCACTGGGCTTTGCGAGATCAACCGGAGCCGTTGTCCACTTCGTCTTCAGGGCCGTCGGCGACGGTGTTGAGCGACGCACCGAACGGCCTGTCCGACGTGTCATTCGCGGTTGTGGACGTCGAAACCACCGGCACCCGATCGAGCGGCGGGGACCGGGTGACCGAAATTGCCATCGCGCGTGTGCACGGCGGTCAGATCGTCGAGGTATACTCGCAACTGGTGAATCCCGAACGACTGATCCCGGCGCACATCACGGCGTTGACGCAAATCACCTGGGACATGGTCAAGGATCAGCCGCCGTTTCGTCAGGTGGCCGAACAAGTGACGAGCCGACTGGCGGGGCATGTTTTCACCGCCCACAACGCGTCGTTTGATTGGCGCTTCGTGAGTGATGAGTTGGCGCGCGGCGGCATGCGACTGGCCGGTCCGCGGTTGTGCACCGTGCGCTTGGCGCGGTTGCTGCTGCCGCAGCTTGCTCGGCGATCGCTCGACCACGTCACGCGGTATTTCGGGATAGACGTCGGCGCCCGACATCGGGCGGGCGGGGATGCGGAGGCCACGGCCCGCGTGTTGTTACGCCTGATTCGTATCGCCGAGGAGGAGGGGCTCTCCTCGTGGCCGCTGCTGGAGGCGCGACTGGCGTCGCCGATGCGACGGCGCGGCCGGACGGCGTCGGATCGTCGTCGTCGCGCGTTTCCCCTTCCTGCCATTGAGGATCATATCGCGTGA
- a CDS encoding redox-sensing transcriptional repressor Rex, translating to MKRIADSTVRRLSMYLRYLEALDVSGHTTASSDELAQLCHTTPAQVRKDLSFFGSFGKRGLGYPVHELTAHLREILGLEREWKIVIVGAGKIGAALANYDGFRQRGFRVLGVYDNSPTKIGHSWGEEVVRDMALLDADVRTEDSVIAVLAIPSDDAQSVVDRIVAAGIRAILNFAPTQVTVPPHVSLKSVNMAMELEGLSFALTNNFTDRGAA from the coding sequence GTGAAGCGAATAGCCGACTCAACCGTTCGTCGCCTGTCGATGTATCTCCGCTATCTGGAGGCGCTCGACGTCAGCGGCCACACTACCGCCTCCAGTGACGAGCTGGCTCAGCTTTGTCACACCACGCCCGCGCAAGTTCGCAAAGATCTGTCCTTTTTCGGATCTTTCGGCAAGCGCGGCCTTGGCTATCCCGTGCACGAACTCACGGCCCATCTGCGTGAGATTCTGGGGCTGGAACGCGAGTGGAAGATCGTGATCGTCGGCGCCGGAAAAATCGGTGCGGCGCTGGCCAATTATGATGGCTTCCGTCAGCGGGGCTTTCGTGTGCTGGGCGTGTACGACAACAGTCCGACCAAGATCGGCCACTCCTGGGGTGAGGAAGTGGTGCGTGATATGGCGCTTCTGGATGCCGATGTGCGCACCGAAGACTCGGTGATCGCGGTGCTGGCCATTCCGTCGGATGACGCGCAGTCGGTCGTGGACCGTATCGTCGCGGCAGGCATCCGGGCCATTCTGAACTTCGCGCCGACTCAGGTGACGGTACCGCCGCACGTCTCGCTCAAGTCGGTCAACATGGCCATGGAGCTGGAGGGATTGTCGTTCGCCCTCACGAACAACTTCACGGATCGCGGCGCGGCGTAA
- the rsmA gene encoding ribosomal RNA small subunit methyltransferase A, with the protein MSQHRHRPAASTGFVAPRLPPARKRFGQHFLKDTRVLDAIVKALGPLDGKTVVEIGPGRGILTDRLVERAARVVAVEVDRDLVAHLRARYAGQPHVEIVEADVLSVSLASLADGPFVLAGNVPYYITTPIIFHALQVPRPDVAVYLVQKEVADRLAAPPGDKIYGALSVNVQAVAEVEMVRRVAPSAFQPAPTVESAVVRVTPRAIPAIDAVLEARFRAFVQAAFGLRRKQLVRVIRTVTALDPDRAAAVIASCGLTTDLRPEVLTAEDFARLVRALEPLLTPRRDP; encoded by the coding sequence GTGAGCCAGCACCGGCATCGCCCCGCCGCATCCACCGGATTCGTCGCACCCAGACTGCCTCCGGCGCGAAAGCGATTCGGTCAGCATTTCCTGAAGGACACGCGCGTGCTTGACGCGATTGTCAAGGCGTTGGGGCCGCTCGATGGCAAGACCGTGGTGGAGATCGGGCCGGGTCGCGGCATCCTGACCGATCGCCTCGTCGAACGGGCGGCGCGCGTCGTTGCGGTTGAAGTGGATCGAGATCTCGTCGCCCACTTACGGGCGCGATATGCCGGTCAACCGCACGTCGAAATCGTGGAGGCCGACGTGTTGAGTGTGTCGTTGGCCTCGCTGGCCGATGGACCATTCGTGCTGGCTGGCAACGTGCCGTACTACATCACCACACCGATCATCTTTCATGCGCTGCAGGTCCCGCGTCCCGACGTGGCCGTGTATCTGGTGCAGAAAGAAGTCGCTGATCGGCTCGCGGCCCCACCCGGTGACAAGATCTACGGGGCGTTGAGCGTCAACGTGCAGGCTGTTGCCGAGGTCGAGATGGTACGGCGAGTCGCGCCGTCCGCCTTTCAGCCGGCCCCGACCGTTGAGTCGGCGGTCGTGCGTGTCACGCCGCGCGCCATTCCGGCCATCGACGCGGTACTCGAAGCGCGCTTTCGCGCGTTTGTGCAGGCGGCATTCGGGCTGCGGCGGAAGCAGCTGGTGCGTGTCATCCGCACGGTCACGGCGCTCGATCCCGACCGAGCCGCCGCAGTCATTGCGTCGTGCGGACTGACCACGGATCTGCGCCCGGAGGTGCTCACGGCGGAAGACTTCGCGCGACTGGTTCGTGCGTTGGAACCGCTGCTTACGCCGCGCCGCGATCCGTGA